The sequence below is a genomic window from Uranotaenia lowii strain MFRU-FL chromosome 2, ASM2978415v1, whole genome shotgun sequence.
GATTAGGTAATACGGTGCTAAGAAATCCCTCTACGCCTAATATCATTTGGAGTACTTGGTCACGAGTTCTTTCAGCAACACCTGTTGGGAGTCTCCCAGTTCAGCGGAATGGCACAACTGATCCCTAACGCTGATCAGTGATTCGATATCCTTGGCCTGGCAGGATACGACCAAAGattgcaaaagaaagaaaagttCTTCCGAAAGATTCCCGCTATCCTGTGGTTGCGATTGACCTGACACGCCATCGATGGCTGAATATCGTTCGATAAACTTGTGATCGTATCGCACCGAGGGCGGAAGTTGCAACAGGCACAGCAACAGAAGACGGGAAATCTCTACCCGGCGCAGGACCTGTTCATACAGGTCCTCGCACCGACGTTCTGTGACATCGTCGTAGATTTCTGTGAGTTTTTCAAACGCGGCCACGTAATCCTTGGAGCGGATACTTTCTTCGGCCGATTGCTCCAAGTCCCAAATGCGATGACAGGGCGAGACAAAATTACTGGTAATTTCCACATTCGGGTTGACTTCTCTCAGCTCTCGGATGATGGCTGCCTTAATGACCGAATCTTCCTGTAACCGGGAAAGAGCCTAAAACAGATAAGtccatttatttaaaattcgttGCATTTTATATGAATCTCACCTGAGTGTAGCAACGAAAAGCCCCCTCCAGATTATCTCCGGATATGTTGTTTCCACCGATGCGGGTTTGTTTTTCGTGGGCCACTCGGAACGTTCTGGCTGCCCTCAGCAGCGCGTCAACTTCGGTGGCCTCGTTACCGATCAGTTTCTCGCACTTGGCCTGGCCCATGTAGCAGAGGGCCGCATATTCGGGTAGAAATGAGCTATTGAAGCTGCTGGCCAGGGACCCAAACTCATCGGCCACTTCCGTAACGTTCGGTGCGAATTGtctggttcgatttttgaatttcaatgattatggTATTTAATATTAGAGGCGGCACTTACTTGAAGAGAACTCGTTGAATTTTCTTCAGTTTGTTGCATGTTGTTTTATACTGTTGAATCAAATCCTTGTGGAATTGACTAGTCATCTCTTAAAACGGTTCCAAATCCGGATTTTCACTTTCCGTAACTTGTATGTAGACGGTACCGATTTCTAATTAGAAACTAATAATTGCGTCTCTTTACGCCTTTTTCGTAAACAATTGAGCTTGAGAACTCGCATGACACTTTTGAGAACTGTCAACATTTCTGTTCAACATTTAAAT
It includes:
- the LOC129749116 gene encoding 40-kDa huntingtin-associated protein-like; protein product: MTSQFHKDLIQQYKTTCNKLKKIQRVLFKQFAPNVTEVADEFGSLASSFNSSFLPEYAALCYMGQAKCEKLIGNEATEVDALLRAARTFRVAHEKQTRIGGNNISGDNLEGAFRCYTQALSRLQEDSVIKAAIIRELREVNPNVEITSNFVSPCHRIWDLEQSAEESIRSKDYVAAFEKLTEIYDDVTERRCEDLYEQVLRRVEISRLLLLCLLQLPPSVRYDHKFIERYSAIDGVSGQSQPQDSGNLSEELFFLLQSLVVSCQAKDIESLISVRDQLCHSAELGDSQQVLLKELVTKYSK